Proteins encoded together in one Paracidovorax wautersii window:
- a CDS encoding UDP-2,3-diacylglucosamine diphosphatase: MSMLAPDVREFVAPAGWRTVDFVSDLHLEAEQPATVEAFTGYLHDTPADAVFLLGDLFEVWVGDDALQEPGSFEQSITAVLRRAASRIPLYFMHGNRDFLVGAGFTAATGIPVLDDPTVLVFAGQRWLLSHGDALCLDDVEYQKFRAVARNPQWQAQLLTRTLAERRAQGRSVRAESEARKQSGTGFYGDVDTAAALQWLQAAEAPALIHGHTHLPADHTLGEAGGTALTRHVLTDWDLAAQPPRAGALRLTAAGLERISLVPR, from the coding sequence ATGAGCATGCTCGCGCCAGACGTCCGAGAGTTCGTCGCACCCGCCGGCTGGCGCACGGTGGACTTCGTTTCCGATCTGCACCTGGAAGCCGAGCAGCCCGCCACGGTGGAGGCCTTTACCGGCTACCTCCACGACACACCCGCGGACGCCGTCTTCCTGCTCGGTGACCTCTTCGAGGTCTGGGTGGGAGACGATGCCCTCCAGGAACCCGGCAGTTTCGAGCAGTCGATCACGGCAGTGCTGCGCCGTGCGGCATCGCGCATCCCCTTGTATTTCATGCATGGCAACCGCGATTTCCTCGTGGGTGCCGGCTTCACCGCCGCCACCGGCATCCCGGTACTGGACGACCCCACCGTGCTCGTGTTCGCCGGCCAGCGCTGGCTGCTCAGCCACGGCGATGCGCTGTGCCTGGACGATGTGGAATACCAGAAATTCCGTGCCGTGGCGCGCAACCCGCAGTGGCAGGCGCAGCTGCTCACCCGTACGCTGGCCGAACGCCGCGCACAAGGCCGCAGCGTGCGCGCCGAGAGCGAGGCGCGCAAACAGTCCGGCACGGGCTTCTATGGCGACGTGGACACCGCCGCCGCGCTGCAGTGGCTGCAGGCTGCAGAAGCCCCCGCGCTGATCCACGGCCACACGCATCTGCCCGCCGACCATACGCTGGGCGAGGCGGGCGGCACCGCTTTGACCCGGCACGTACTCACCGACTGGGACTTGGCCGCACAGCCTCCGCGGGCTGGCGCGCTGCGTCTCACCGCGGCGGGCTTGGAACGCATCAGCCTCGTCCCCAGATAG
- the ggt gene encoding gamma-glutamyltransferase, with protein MHSKEAMVSCAQPEAAESGIEILRAGGNAADAAVATALAQTVVDPLMCGIAGFGTAAVYMQGAGGPAAHEYFDFHAPAPLACREAMWADLLEGETKDGFGFILKGRVNDIGPQSIATPATLKGLEALHRAHGRLPWKEVVAPAIAWAREGFFVRPGMHAFWIDEPSMGRVSNLDRLRHSDEGRALYCRPDGSPKPIGTPLANPGMAAVLEQVAQEGIAPFYEGELARRMVAHVQSLGGLLSLEDLQRYAVRRVAPLVGSYRGRMVTTNQPPGGGAMLLQMLNILEQFPLAEMEHNGPAYLRLLSEAMKKATIDKDRHIGDPAFVQVPLDELLSKDGAARVAAAIRAGERFRVERVNPGAPVPRDTTHLSVVDGDGNCVSMTHSLAMPSGVITPGMGFFYNGCMGVFDPRPGRAGSIQPGKSRFTSSCPSIVFCKEGRPEIVLGAPGGTQIAMGVLQVLLNMIDHGMGMQEAVSAPRFSSTSNSIDVCNRIPRHVTRTLQADGYEVFRNPYNYTIGWVHGVQIGADGRLHGGADPGRDGVAYRTAVA; from the coding sequence ATGCACTCCAAAGAAGCCATGGTGTCCTGCGCGCAGCCCGAGGCGGCCGAGTCGGGCATCGAGATCCTGCGCGCCGGCGGCAATGCCGCCGATGCGGCCGTGGCCACCGCGCTGGCCCAGACCGTCGTGGACCCGCTGATGTGCGGCATTGCCGGCTTCGGCACGGCGGCCGTGTACATGCAGGGCGCCGGCGGCCCCGCAGCCCATGAGTATTTCGACTTCCATGCGCCGGCCCCGCTCGCCTGCCGCGAGGCCATGTGGGCCGACCTGCTCGAAGGCGAGACTAAGGACGGCTTCGGCTTCATCCTGAAGGGGCGCGTCAATGACATCGGCCCGCAATCCATCGCCACGCCGGCCACGCTCAAGGGCCTGGAGGCCCTGCACCGCGCGCACGGCCGCCTGCCGTGGAAGGAGGTGGTGGCCCCTGCCATCGCCTGGGCGCGGGAGGGCTTCTTCGTGCGGCCCGGCATGCACGCCTTCTGGATCGACGAGCCCAGCATGGGCCGCGTGAGCAACCTCGACCGCCTGCGCCACAGCGACGAAGGCCGTGCGCTCTACTGCCGGCCGGACGGATCGCCCAAGCCCATCGGCACGCCGCTCGCCAACCCCGGCATGGCCGCCGTGCTGGAACAGGTGGCGCAGGAAGGCATTGCCCCGTTCTATGAAGGCGAGCTGGCGCGCCGCATGGTGGCGCATGTGCAGTCGCTGGGCGGCCTGCTCTCGCTGGAGGATTTGCAGCGCTACGCGGTGCGCCGCGTGGCGCCGCTCGTGGGCAGCTACCGCGGCCGCATGGTCACCACCAACCAGCCGCCGGGGGGCGGCGCCATGCTGCTGCAGATGCTGAACATCCTGGAGCAGTTTCCACTCGCGGAGATGGAGCACAACGGGCCTGCCTACCTGCGCCTGCTCAGCGAGGCCATGAAGAAGGCCACGATCGACAAGGACCGCCACATCGGCGATCCGGCCTTCGTGCAGGTGCCGCTGGACGAACTGCTGTCCAAGGACGGCGCCGCACGCGTGGCCGCCGCCATCCGCGCCGGCGAACGCTTCCGGGTGGAGCGCGTGAACCCGGGCGCCCCGGTACCGCGCGACACCACGCACCTGAGCGTGGTGGACGGTGACGGCAACTGCGTGTCGATGACGCACTCGCTGGCCATGCCGTCGGGCGTGATCACGCCCGGCATGGGCTTCTTCTACAACGGCTGCATGGGCGTGTTCGACCCGCGTCCGGGCCGCGCGGGCAGCATCCAGCCGGGCAAGAGCCGCTTCACATCGTCGTGCCCGAGCATCGTGTTCTGCAAGGAGGGCCGGCCCGAGATCGTGCTGGGCGCGCCGGGCGGCACGCAGATCGCCATGGGCGTGCTGCAGGTGCTGCTGAACATGATCGACCACGGCATGGGCATGCAGGAGGCGGTCTCAGCGCCGCGCTTCTCGTCCACCAGCAATTCCATCGACGTGTGCAACCGCATTCCGCGCCACGTCACGCGCACGCTGCAGGCCGACGGCTACGAGGTCTTCCGCAACCCCTACAACTACACCATTGGCTGGGTGCACGGGGTGCAGATCGGTGCGGATGGGCGCTTGCACGGCGGGGCCGACCCGGGGCGGGACGGCGTGGCTTACCGGACGGCGGTGGCCTGA
- the cysS gene encoding cysteine--tRNA ligase — translation MSLRIYNTLSRALEDFSPLEPGHVRMYVCGMTIYDLCHIGHARMMMAFDVVQRWLKSSGLRVTYVRNITDIDDKIIKRAVERGITIRQLTDEMIAAMHQDIGALGIEPPSVEPRATEYVPQMLALIGTLQEKGLAYQGSSGDMNYAVRKFPGYGKLSGKSLDELRAGERVAVLEGKDDPLDFVLWKSAKPEEPPEAKWESPFGVGRPGWHIECSAMSCATLGESFDIHGGGADLQFPHHENEIAQSEGAHGKPLAHFWVHNGFVRVDNEKMSKSLGNFFTIRDVLAKYDAETVRFFIVRAHYRSALNYSDAHLDDARAALKRLYTALSLVTPDKVGAIDWSQPHAARFKAAMDEDFGTPEAIAVLFELAGEVNRTRSAQTAGLLKALAGCLGLLQGDPQAFLKAGAGLDEAAIQAQIAARAAAKAAKNFAEADRIRQELLAQGIVLKDSAAGTAWEAAQ, via the coding sequence ATGAGTTTGCGTATCTACAACACGCTGTCGCGTGCGTTGGAGGATTTTTCTCCGCTGGAGCCGGGCCATGTGCGCATGTATGTATGCGGCATGACCATCTATGACCTGTGCCACATCGGCCACGCCCGCATGATGATGGCGTTCGACGTGGTCCAGCGCTGGCTCAAGAGCAGCGGCCTGCGCGTTACGTACGTGCGCAACATCACCGACATCGACGACAAGATCATCAAGCGCGCGGTGGAGCGCGGCATCACCATCCGCCAGCTGACGGACGAGATGATCGCGGCCATGCACCAGGACATCGGCGCCCTGGGCATCGAGCCCCCCTCCGTGGAGCCGCGCGCCACCGAATACGTGCCGCAGATGCTGGCGCTGATCGGCACGCTGCAGGAGAAGGGCCTGGCCTACCAGGGCAGCAGCGGCGACATGAACTACGCGGTGCGCAAGTTCCCCGGCTACGGCAAGCTGTCGGGCAAGTCGCTGGACGAACTGCGTGCCGGCGAGCGCGTGGCCGTGCTGGAGGGCAAGGACGATCCGCTCGACTTCGTGCTGTGGAAGTCCGCCAAGCCCGAGGAGCCGCCGGAAGCCAAGTGGGAAAGTCCCTTCGGCGTGGGCCGCCCGGGCTGGCACATCGAGTGCTCGGCCATGAGCTGCGCCACGCTCGGCGAAAGCTTCGACATCCATGGCGGCGGCGCGGACCTGCAGTTCCCGCACCACGAGAACGAAATCGCCCAGAGCGAGGGTGCGCACGGCAAGCCGCTGGCCCACTTCTGGGTGCACAACGGCTTCGTGCGCGTGGACAACGAGAAGATGAGCAAGTCGCTCGGCAACTTCTTCACCATCCGCGACGTGCTGGCCAAGTACGACGCCGAAACGGTACGCTTCTTCATCGTGCGCGCCCACTACCGCAGCGCGCTCAACTACAGCGACGCCCACCTGGACGACGCGCGCGCCGCGCTCAAGCGGCTGTACACCGCGCTGAGCCTGGTCACGCCAGACAAGGTGGGCGCCATCGACTGGAGCCAGCCGCACGCCGCGCGCTTCAAGGCGGCCATGGACGAGGATTTCGGCACGCCCGAGGCGATCGCCGTGCTGTTCGAACTGGCGGGCGAGGTCAACCGCACGCGCTCGGCGCAGACGGCCGGCCTGCTGAAGGCGCTCGCCGGCTGCCTGGGCCTCCTGCAAGGCGATCCGCAGGCGTTTCTGAAGGCGGGCGCCGGGCTGGACGAGGCCGCCATCCAGGCGCAGATCGCCGCCCGTGCCGCTGCCAAGGCGGCCAAGAACTTCGCCGAGGCCGATCGCATCCGCCAGGAGCTGCTGGCGCAGGGCATCGTGCTGAAGGACTCCGCTGCCGGCACGGCCTGGGAGGCCGCGCAGTGA
- a CDS encoding zinc-dependent peptidase: MAPASALTRLLHKLSRRVRSTIAPVPDIPATLWLQTLSRHRFLADLPLHDQAKLRALSALFLQRKEFTGAHGLEVTDAMAVAIAAQACLPLLHWGEPAEALAWYDDFVGIVVHPGEAVARRQAVDEAGVVHDYDEVLLGEAMERGPVMLSWPAVDGAGRPVADEATGSGTSVVVHEFVHKLDMRNGGADGFPPLPAGFLGARDARGARAQWAAAWEPAYEAFRERVIIAERFGGEWPWLDAYGATAPAEFFAVACEAYFVSRERFAQEFPTLAPLLDAFFRRPA, translated from the coding sequence ATGGCCCCTGCCTCCGCCCTCACCCGCCTGCTGCACAAACTCTCCCGCCGCGTGCGATCGACGATCGCACCCGTACCCGACATTCCCGCCACGCTGTGGCTGCAGACGCTGTCACGCCACCGTTTTCTCGCGGACCTGCCGCTGCACGACCAGGCCAAGCTCCGGGCCCTGAGCGCATTGTTCCTGCAGCGCAAGGAATTCACCGGCGCCCACGGGCTGGAAGTGACCGACGCCATGGCCGTGGCCATCGCCGCGCAGGCCTGCCTGCCGTTGCTGCACTGGGGCGAACCGGCCGAGGCACTGGCCTGGTACGACGACTTCGTGGGCATCGTCGTCCACCCCGGCGAGGCCGTGGCGCGCCGGCAGGCCGTGGACGAGGCCGGCGTGGTGCACGACTACGACGAAGTGCTGCTGGGCGAGGCCATGGAACGCGGCCCGGTCATGCTGAGCTGGCCCGCGGTGGACGGCGCCGGGCGCCCTGTGGCCGACGAGGCGACGGGCAGCGGAACGAGCGTGGTGGTGCACGAGTTCGTGCACAAGCTGGACATGCGCAACGGCGGCGCCGACGGCTTTCCCCCGCTGCCGGCCGGCTTCCTGGGCGCGCGAGACGCCCGGGGCGCGCGCGCGCAGTGGGCTGCCGCCTGGGAGCCCGCCTACGAGGCCTTCCGCGAACGCGTCATCATCGCCGAGCGCTTCGGCGGCGAATGGCCCTGGCTGGATGCCTACGGCGCCACCGCACCGGCCGAGTTCTTCGCGGTGGCCTGCGAGGCCTACTTCGTCAGCCGCGAGCGCTTTGCGCAGGAGTTTCCCACGCTGGCGCCGCTGCTGGACGCCTTCTTCCGCCGCCCTGCCTGA
- a CDS encoding tetratricopeptide repeat protein, with amino-acid sequence MTHARRTLPYLLRLLALSALLGAPLVHADDYADITQLLKSGKAAEALQKADQRLAANPRDPQLRFLRGVAQADSGKQSDAIATFTKLTEEYPELPEPYNNLAVLYANQNQLDKARTALEMAIRTNPSYSTAHENLGDIYAKLASQAYNKALQLDASNATTLRPKLALIRDLFSTGPKAAGTNVAAAPAAATSTRTAAAPAPAPKAAPAPAPAAAPAPAPAVPPAPAPAPTPAPAPAPATAPTPAPAPAAASASAAAEKDVEQAVRAWATAWESQDMSGYLGAYDKSFNPGGKQTRAAWEKERRDRIVGRAKINVTVNDLRVSVDGNKAQARFRQGYSSGSYNVTSRKTLDLVNNGGRWTIVREATGG; translated from the coding sequence ATGACGCACGCACGCCGCACCCTTCCCTATCTTCTGCGACTGCTCGCACTGTCGGCCCTGTTGGGCGCCCCGCTCGTCCACGCGGACGACTACGCCGACATCACCCAGTTGCTGAAGTCTGGCAAGGCGGCCGAAGCGCTGCAGAAGGCGGACCAGCGCCTGGCCGCCAACCCGCGCGACCCGCAGCTGCGTTTCCTGCGCGGCGTGGCACAGGCCGACTCGGGGAAGCAGTCCGACGCGATCGCCACCTTCACCAAGCTGACGGAAGAGTATCCGGAGCTGCCCGAGCCCTACAACAACCTCGCGGTGCTGTACGCCAACCAGAACCAGCTGGACAAGGCGCGTACGGCGCTCGAGATGGCGATCCGCACCAACCCTAGCTACTCCACCGCGCACGAGAACCTGGGCGACATCTACGCCAAGCTCGCCAGCCAGGCCTACAACAAGGCCTTGCAGCTCGACGCCTCCAATGCCACGACGCTGCGCCCCAAGCTTGCGCTGATCCGCGACCTGTTCTCCACCGGCCCGAAGGCGGCCGGCACGAACGTCGCAGCAGCACCGGCCGCGGCAACGTCCACGCGTACGGCTGCTGCGCCGGCTCCCGCGCCCAAGGCTGCTCCAGCTCCGGCTCCGGCCGCAGCACCCGCCCCCGCACCTGCAGTCCCCCCGGCACCGGCGCCTGCTCCCACGCCCGCCCCAGCTCCCGCTCCGGCGACCGCACCGACTCCCGCGCCTGCTCCTGCAGCGGCCAGCGCCAGCGCTGCTGCCGAGAAGGACGTGGAGCAAGCGGTCCGCGCCTGGGCCACGGCCTGGGAAAGCCAGGACATGTCCGGCTACCTGGGCGCCTACGACAAGAGCTTCAACCCGGGGGGCAAGCAGACGCGCGCCGCCTGGGAGAAAGAGCGCCGCGATCGCATCGTCGGCCGCGCCAAGATCAATGTCACGGTCAACGATCTGCGCGTGAGCGTCGACGGGAACAAGGCGCAGGCGCGCTTCCGCCAGGGCTACAGCTCCGGCAGCTACAACGTGACCAGCCGCAAGACGCTGGATCTCGTCAACAACGGCGGCCGCTGGACGATCGTGCGCGAGGCCACGGGCGGTTGA
- a CDS encoding peptidylprolyl isomerase, protein MISKRKTTLALASIGLAAIFSVAGVQAQEATPKVRLSTTLGDIVVQLDPAKAPKTVDNFLAYVKDKHYDGTVFHRVIDGFMIQGGGFTADMQQKPTKTPIPLEASNGLKNDKYTIAMARTANPNSATSQFFINVKDNAMLNAPNPDGYGYAVFGKVVSGTEVVDKIKAVATGNKGPHQNVPTTPVTITSATLVK, encoded by the coding sequence ATGATTTCCAAACGAAAAACAACGCTGGCGCTTGCCAGCATTGGGCTTGCAGCTATCTTCTCCGTAGCAGGCGTGCAAGCCCAGGAGGCTACCCCCAAGGTCAGGCTCTCCACAACGCTCGGCGACATCGTCGTGCAGCTCGACCCGGCCAAGGCGCCCAAGACGGTGGACAACTTCCTGGCGTATGTGAAGGACAAGCACTACGACGGCACGGTGTTCCACCGCGTCATCGACGGCTTCATGATCCAGGGCGGCGGCTTCACGGCCGACATGCAGCAAAAGCCCACGAAGACGCCGATCCCGCTGGAGGCCAGCAACGGCCTGAAGAACGACAAGTACACCATCGCCATGGCGCGCACGGCCAACCCGAATTCGGCCACCTCGCAGTTCTTCATCAATGTGAAGGACAACGCCATGCTCAACGCGCCCAACCCCGATGGCTACGGCTATGCCGTCTTCGGCAAGGTCGTGTCCGGCACGGAGGTGGTCGACAAGATCAAGGCCGTGGCCACCGGCAACAAGGGTCCGCACCAGAATGTGCCGACCACTCCCGTCACCATCACCTCGGCCACCCTGGTGAAGTGA
- a CDS encoding DNA-3-methyladenine glycosylase 2 family protein, with the protein MAATKKIADAAPQLTAPAYWAEACKHLVKKDRVMKRLIPQLGDVALAPRGDAFTTLARSIVGQQVSVASAQKVWDQFAALPRSMTPANVLKLKVDDMRAAGLSARKVDYLVDLALHFDTGRLHVKDWESMDDEAIAAELVAIRGIGRWTADMFLIFHLARPNVLPLDDATLINGISQHYFSGDPVSRSDAREVAEAWKPWCSVASWYIWRSLAPLPVDY; encoded by the coding sequence GTGGCAGCTACTAAAAAGATAGCGGACGCAGCGCCGCAGCTGACCGCGCCTGCTTACTGGGCCGAGGCCTGCAAGCACCTGGTCAAGAAGGACCGCGTCATGAAGCGGCTGATTCCCCAGCTGGGCGACGTGGCCCTGGCGCCGCGCGGCGATGCGTTCACCACCCTGGCCCGCAGCATCGTCGGCCAGCAGGTGTCGGTCGCTTCCGCGCAGAAGGTGTGGGACCAGTTCGCCGCGCTCCCCCGCAGCATGACCCCGGCCAATGTGCTCAAGCTGAAGGTGGACGACATGCGCGCCGCCGGCCTGTCGGCCCGCAAGGTGGACTACCTGGTCGACCTGGCGCTGCACTTCGACACCGGCCGGCTGCACGTCAAGGACTGGGAGTCCATGGACGACGAGGCCATTGCTGCCGAGCTGGTGGCCATCCGCGGCATCGGCCGCTGGACGGCGGACATGTTCCTCATCTTCCATCTGGCCCGCCCGAACGTGCTGCCCCTGGACGACGCCACCTTGATCAATGGCATCAGCCAGCACTACTTCTCGGGCGATCCCGTGAGCCGCAGCGACGCCCGCGAGGTCGCCGAGGCCTGGAAGCCCTGGTGCAGCGTGGCGAGTTGGTATATTTGGCGGTCCCTCGCCCCCCTGCCGGTCGATTACTGA
- a CDS encoding peptidylprolyl isomerase, giving the protein MSNPQVELHIAGHGVITLELDAEKAPKSTENFLAYVKKGHYDNTIFHRVIPGFMVQGGGFEPGMNQKGTDAPIQNEANNGLKNANYTVAMARTSDPHSATAQFFINVADNGFLNHTAPSAQGWGYAVFGKVVKGTEIVDAIKGVKTGRKGFHDDVPKDDVIIEKAVVV; this is encoded by the coding sequence ATGAGCAACCCGCAAGTCGAACTCCACATCGCCGGCCACGGCGTCATCACGCTGGAACTGGACGCCGAGAAGGCACCGAAGTCCACCGAGAACTTCCTCGCCTACGTGAAGAAGGGCCACTACGACAACACCATCTTCCACCGCGTGATCCCCGGCTTCATGGTCCAGGGCGGCGGCTTCGAGCCCGGCATGAACCAGAAGGGCACGGACGCCCCCATCCAGAACGAAGCCAACAACGGCCTGAAGAACGCCAACTACACCGTGGCCATGGCCCGCACCAGCGACCCGCACTCGGCCACGGCGCAGTTCTTCATCAACGTCGCCGACAACGGCTTCCTGAACCACACCGCACCGTCCGCACAGGGCTGGGGCTATGCCGTGTTCGGCAAGGTGGTCAAGGGCACGGAAATCGTGGACGCCATCAAGGGCGTCAAGACCGGCCGCAAGGGCTTCCATGACGACGTGCCCAAGGACGACGTCATCATCGAAAAGGCCGTGGTGGTCTGA
- a CDS encoding tripartite tricarboxylate transporter substrate binding protein, giving the protein MNKTSYLAGLAATALAWALGSAPVAAQDAAAGYPGTRPIRLVVSQQAGGSSDTVARLWAEHAGKALGANIVVENKPGAGGIIAAQQVLGQPADGYTLMFGGVSQMVLNKFVYKPLPYDPEKDFTGVGMLSTVPFVLVANPETGFKSLDDLVKYAKAHPGELNFSSSGLGNSTQLAVELLQKKLGIAMTHVPFKGEPDGLMATIGGQTQVMAPVAGTVLPHIKNRKVVPLVVLAPSRLAELPDVPAANELGVKDFDTMGWSGIVAKAGTPPAIIAKLHEGTRAFHASAEVQAKLRSMNAIPMAGPASQLMEVTRRDTQAWGPTLNTLNLSGK; this is encoded by the coding sequence ATGAACAAAACTTCTTATCTGGCCGGCTTGGCGGCCACCGCCCTGGCATGGGCCCTGGGCAGCGCGCCGGTGGCCGCGCAGGACGCTGCAGCCGGCTATCCCGGCACCCGCCCCATCCGCCTGGTGGTGTCGCAGCAGGCCGGCGGCAGCTCCGACACCGTCGCGCGGCTGTGGGCCGAGCACGCCGGCAAGGCATTGGGCGCGAACATCGTGGTGGAGAACAAGCCCGGCGCGGGCGGCATCATCGCGGCGCAGCAGGTGCTGGGCCAGCCCGCCGACGGCTACACGCTGATGTTCGGAGGGGTGTCGCAGATGGTGCTCAACAAGTTCGTCTACAAGCCGCTGCCGTACGACCCCGAGAAGGACTTCACCGGCGTGGGCATGCTCAGCACCGTGCCCTTCGTGCTGGTCGCCAACCCCGAGACAGGTTTCAAGTCGCTGGATGACCTGGTGAAGTACGCCAAGGCGCACCCGGGCGAGCTGAACTTCTCCTCGTCGGGGCTGGGCAACTCCACGCAGCTGGCGGTGGAGCTGCTGCAGAAGAAGCTGGGCATTGCCATGACGCACGTACCCTTCAAGGGCGAGCCCGACGGCCTGATGGCCACCATCGGCGGCCAGACGCAGGTGATGGCCCCGGTGGCCGGCACCGTGCTGCCGCACATCAAGAACCGCAAGGTGGTGCCGCTGGTCGTGCTGGCCCCTTCGCGCCTGGCCGAACTGCCCGACGTGCCCGCCGCCAACGAGTTGGGCGTAAAAGACTTCGACACCATGGGCTGGAGCGGCATCGTCGCCAAGGCCGGCACGCCGCCCGCGATCATCGCCAAGCTGCATGAAGGCACGCGCGCCTTCCACGCCAGCGCCGAGGTACAGGCCAAGCTGCGCTCCATGAACGCCATCCCCATGGCCGGCCCGGCCAGCCAGCTGATGGAGGTGACGCGCCGCGACACCCAGGCCTGGGGTCCGACGCTGAACACGCTGAACCTGAGCGGCAAGTGA
- a CDS encoding L,D-transpeptidase family protein, whose amino-acid sequence MSVGLFNWSRAVAAGVALSLLASPWAVHAQGEKTRNLAKTKRQAPAKAPPRPAPLRDGQAEQRLMEVYRLTGEGKTREALAKAESLAREHPNFQLAQLALGDLLAARVRPLKQLGDVPTQNDAPPPAGASDVLAELRAESRQRTDALRVRPHARAIPAQFLELSPRSRHAIAVDASRSRLYLFENTANGLELIADYYSSVGKLGIEKFVEGDQRTPLGVYYITSRLDPATLKDFYGAGALPINYPNPLDVSRGKTGSGIWLHGTPPDQFSRAPLATDGCLALANPDLERILRTVEPRTTPVVIAKQLQWVQPQSVQADRKAFEAVLDGWRAAKSQGDMKRLLAFYAPDFQSYKSLPLAQWTSTLEAETRALGGRELHLKDKSYLRWTDSAETMVVTFGEVAEGARTGPVKRQYWIRKGKQWQIFFEGVIG is encoded by the coding sequence ATGTCCGTGGGATTGTTCAACTGGAGCCGCGCGGTTGCGGCGGGTGTGGCGCTGTCGTTGCTGGCATCCCCCTGGGCCGTGCACGCGCAGGGCGAGAAGACCCGCAACCTCGCCAAGACCAAGCGCCAGGCCCCAGCCAAGGCACCTCCCCGCCCTGCCCCGCTGCGCGACGGCCAGGCCGAGCAGCGTCTGATGGAAGTCTACCGCCTCACAGGCGAAGGCAAGACCCGCGAGGCGCTGGCCAAGGCCGAGTCCCTGGCGCGGGAGCACCCCAACTTCCAGCTGGCGCAGTTGGCGCTCGGCGACCTGCTGGCCGCCCGCGTCCGCCCGCTCAAGCAGCTGGGAGATGTACCCACGCAGAACGATGCGCCGCCACCGGCCGGCGCCAGCGACGTGCTGGCCGAGCTGCGGGCCGAGTCGCGCCAGCGTACGGACGCACTGCGCGTGAGGCCCCATGCCCGCGCGATTCCGGCGCAGTTCCTGGAGCTGTCGCCCCGCTCGCGCCATGCCATCGCCGTGGACGCCTCGCGCTCGCGCCTGTACCTGTTCGAGAACACCGCCAACGGTCTGGAGCTGATCGCCGACTACTACTCGTCGGTCGGCAAGCTCGGCATCGAGAAGTTCGTCGAAGGCGACCAGCGCACGCCGCTGGGCGTGTACTACATCACCAGCCGGCTCGATCCCGCCACGCTCAAGGATTTCTACGGCGCCGGGGCTCTGCCCATCAACTACCCGAACCCGCTGGATGTAAGCCGCGGCAAGACGGGCAGCGGCATCTGGCTGCACGGCACGCCCCCGGACCAGTTCTCGCGCGCGCCGCTGGCCACCGACGGCTGCCTGGCGCTGGCCAACCCCGACCTGGAGCGCATCCTGCGCACCGTCGAGCCGCGCACCACGCCGGTGGTGATCGCCAAGCAGCTGCAGTGGGTGCAGCCGCAGAGCGTGCAGGCGGACCGCAAGGCCTTCGAGGCGGTGCTGGATGGATGGCGCGCAGCCAAGTCGCAGGGCGACATGAAGCGGCTGCTGGCCTTCTACGCCCCCGACTTCCAGAGCTACAAGAGCCTGCCCCTGGCCCAGTGGACCTCGACGCTGGAAGCCGAAACCCGCGCGCTGGGTGGCCGGGAACTACACCTCAAGGACAAGTCTTACCTGCGCTGGACGGACTCTGCAGAGACCATGGTGGTAACGTTCGGCGAAGTGGCCGAAGGTGCGCGCACCGGCCCGGTCAAACGCCAGTACTGGATCCGCAAGGGCAAGCAGTGGCAGATATTCTTCGAAGGAGTGATTGGATGA